CACGCGTTGGCTGTTCGCGCCGCCGCGATGGTAGAAGCGGAGTTGGAAAGGCAGGGCCTGTTCGCCGCCCCAGAGGGAAGCGTCGGCGCGAAACTCGATCTCCCGATAGTCGTTGTAGTCGAGATCGCGCAGTTTGCGCGGAAGGCGCGGCGCCTCGGGCGGTTTGTAGTCGTTGGCCGCGCGTTCGGCGGCCAGCGATTTCACGTAGTCAAAGTCGACCGTGAGTCGTTCGACGCCGGCTCCCCATGTGAAGGACGCCGGTGCGGTGGCGAGCATCGAGAGCAGCAAAAAGGAAGTGAAGCGGGACATACGCGCTGCATGGAGCGGGCAGTTTGAGCATCGGTTCCCGGTATAAAACGAATGCATCGGGAGGACGGTGAGAGGGCGTTTTGCTTAGGTGGGCGAAATGCATGAGACTCGGTTTTGTGGCGTGGCAAAATGCACGAGCGCCGTGGCGCGGAGCGTGAGGCGGTTGGATGATTTTCCCGGGTAACGCGGGGGGATCGGGGGTGGATCCGGCGCCTTGGCATGGCCGTTGCGCGAGAACGGAACCGGTCTGCGAAACTTTTTTTGGCCGATCTGAACCATCGCTGCTTTTGCTCATGAAAATCCCGTCCGATTCCCCCCTTCAGCACGTCGCTCTCGTCACCGGTGCCGGCTCCGGCCTGGGCCGTGCCACGGCCAAATTGTTGGCGCATGCTGGGGCCAATGTTGGCCTGCTCGGTCGCACGGAGGAGGAGCTGGAAGAGGTGGCGGAGGAGATTAACGGCAGCGCCGAAACGGTGGGAGAAGCGATGGTCTTGACGGCCGATGTGACCGACATGGCGTCGCTGCGCGATGCGGTGGCGGCGTTGGAGTCGCGCTGGGGGCGGCTCGACATCGTGTTTGCCAACGCCGGGATCAATGGCGTGTGGAATGGCATCGACGCGTTGGAGGAGGACGACTTTGCGAAGACGATTGATATCAATCTCACCGGCACGTTTCGCACCTTGAAGGCGGCGGTGCCGCTCATCCGGCGCGGCGGGCGTGGTGGGTCGATCATCATCACGGCGTCGGTCAACGGCACGCGGATGTTTTCCAACACCGGCGCGACGGCATACGCCTCATCCAAGGCCGGGCAGGTCGCGATGGCACGGATGCTGGCGGTGGAGTTGGCGCGCGACGGGATCCGGGTGAACACGATCTGTCCGGGTGCGATTCACTCGGAGATCGACGACAATACCGAGCGGCACGATCCGACCCGCATGCGCCTGCCGGTAGAGTTTCCCGACGGCAAGATCCCGCTGACGGGTGAAGAGCCGGGCACGGCGGGGCAGGTGGCCGAGGCGGTGTGGTTTCTGGCCAGCGACGCGTCCAGTCATACGACGGGCACGGAGCTGTTCATCGACGGCGCGCAGTCGCTGTTCCAAGGCTAAGGCTGAGGCGGAGTAAATCGCGACCTGACAGCTGCGGGCTTGTGCTGCGGGGCGGAACCGGGTTTCGCTGGTCGGTGATGTCCTGGCCGGCGCAGACCATACACTTCATCGATTTCGAAGGCGGGGCGACGTGCGGCATCCTCGAATACGGGGTGGTGACGTTGCGCGGTGGTGAGATTGTGGATACGGCAACGCGGCTGTGTCGGGCGACCGGCCGAGTGCGGCCGGAGGACGTGGCGGTGCACGGCATCGAGCCGATGGCGGTGGCGGAGGAGGCGCCGTTTACGGAGGAGTTTGAACGTTTCGCGAGTCTGCGGGAGAGCGGACCGCTGGCCGCGCACTTTGCGAACGCGGAGAACACGATGCTGAAAAGCGTGTGGCCCTACGCGCGGCAGGCGCCGGATTGGGTGCGCCCGGGGGCTGTATCCACGGAGTGGGGACCATGGATCGATACGGGGCGTTTGTATCCGCAACTTTACCTCGGGTTGGAGTCGGCGCGACTGGAGGAATTGGTGGGGCGGATGCGGTTGCAGAACGAGTTGGACCGGGTCGCGTTGGAGCTGTGTCCGCTGGATCGGCGACGTTACCATGCGGCGCTCTATGATGCGCTGGCGGGGGCGCTGTTGCTGCGACATCTGGCCACGGAACCGGAAGTGGCGGCGCAGTCGTTACCGTGGCTGCTCACCATGAGCACGCTTGATCCGGACAAGCGGGAGGCGATGACGCAGGGCGACCTGTTTTAAAAAGCTGAAACGCTGAAGGCTGAAAGCTGATTATGGGGAAGCGCGCTAAACCGGAACTGTCGGCAGCTGAGTTGAAGCGCAAGGGCGTGCCCGCGCCGCAGAGTGGTTTGGAGCGAGCGATGTTGGAGGGCTACAAGGAGGACATGATGGCTTTCATGGATGCGCACCCGGCGGCGCTGGCGGAGGCGATCATGTTGGCCCCGACGGATCGGCAGCCGTATGCGTGGCGGGCGGCGTGGTTGATCAATACTCGCATGGAGGACAATGATGCGCGGGTGCGGCCGGCGATCGATGGCTTGTTGGCGGCTTTGCCGGAGCGAGCCGACGGGCATCAACGGGAGATTCTGCGCATCCTTACGCGCATGGATTTGAACGACGAGCAGGAGGGCACCTTGTTCAACCATACGGTGGCGTTCTGGGAGGACGTGCGCAAAAAGCCGGCGCTGCGGTGGTTCGCGATCCGGTTCATCCTGCAGATGCTGGCCAAATATCCGGACCTGGAGGGCGAGGTGAAAGTCCTCACGCAACGACCGTATCTGCAGCCGCTATCGCCGGGGGTGCGCCGTTCGGTGGAACGGATGTTGGCGAAGGTGTTCGGTTAGCTTCGCCCGGTGAGGAGCTCTCGTAGCATGAGCCAAAAAAAGCGCGGGTGGGTGCGGAGGTAGCGCGGACCGAGGCGGCCCGGTTCGCGGCAGATGCGGTAAAGCCACTCAAAGCCAATGCGCTGGATCCAGCGAGGGGCTTGGGCAATGCGGCCGCTGTGAAAGTCAAAGGCGGCGCCGACGCCGATGAGCAGGCCTGCTTCGAGGCGCGGCGCGAGGCGGGCCATGAAGCGTTCCTGTTTCGGCGTGCTGATGCCGACCCAGACGACGTGTGGACGCGCCGTGGCGATGTCGGCGATGAGGACATTTTCCTCCTCGGCGGTGAGCTCACGATAGGGCGGAGTGTGGGTGCCGGCGACCGCGAGGCCGGGGAAGCGTTGGGAAAGTTTGGCGGCGAGGTCGGTCGCAACTCCGGGTGCTCCGCCGTAGAAATAGTGGCGGAGTCCACTGGCGCGGCCGGCGTCACAGACGGCGAGAAGCAAGTCGGGACCGTAAACGCGTTGGGTGCCGGGCGGGCCTCGCCAGACGAGTGGCATGCCATCGGTGGTGACGAGGAAGGCTTGGTTGAAGATCTCCCGCAGCGCCGGGTCGTCGCGGGTTTCGATGATGCTGCGCGCGTCGGCAACACACACGTAGCCGGAGCGCGGGGTCGCCGATGTTTCGATCACCAGCCGGGTGGCGCGAGCGAGGTCGAGGGCGTGCACGCCGACGCCGAGGACATTGTAGCGAGGAGGAAGCAAACGACGTCTACAAACGCTGAAAGCGGAAAGGCTGAAAAGCTGAAATAGGCCGGCGCGAAGGCTGACTTTAACTATAGCGAAGTCAGCAATGCGGCCGGGGGGACGTCGGCGAGCGTGTCGAGGCGGCGGGCGGCGTGAGTGAAGGTGTGGTCGACGGTGCAGGGGTTGGGGATGACGACCACCCGCAGGCCCGCGGCGTGGGCGGCGTGGTGACCGGGCACGGAGTCTTCGAAAGCGATGGCGGCGGCGGGATCGGCAGTGAGGCGGCGGCAGGCCTCCAAGTAGACGTCGGGGGCGGGTTTGCCGTGCGGCACGTCCTCGCGGCAGACCACGGTGGCAAACCGTTCGAAGAGGCCGAGGCGTTGCAGGTGACGATCGACGTGGTCGTGCGGCGAGTTGGAGGCGACGGCCAGCGGGATGCCCTCGGCGTGGGCGTGATCGAGCAGGGCGACCACGCCGGGCAGGATGGGTTGGTCGGAAATGATGCGGTCTTTCAGGATTACAAAACGATCCTGCAGGTGGTCGCGGTCGACGGCGGGGGGGATGCCTTCCCACGGATCGAATACAATGCCGACGTGGCCGATGATGCCGGCGCCGCGGGCGCGATCGAAGGCGCAGCCCTGTTCCTGATGAACCGCGGACCACGCGTCGATGAGGGCGGTTTCCGTGTCGAGGATGAGGCCGTCGAAATCGAGCACCAATGCAGAAGGCAATGCCATGGCAGAGGGATGCGCGGGCAGATGCAGAGCGCAAGCAGCAGGGCGGATTTGGCGGGCGAGCGGGAACCAGCCGGAAGGCGCCCGGTCCGTGCCATCGAACCCTCAACCGGAGAAATCCCCATGTCCAAAGCACAGCCCAACTCCTCCAGCCCCAACCCTGAAGCCGCCGCGGTTAAGCGTCCGAGCGAGAATCAGAAGGCACAGATCAAGCAGCAAAAGATCGAACAAACGGGGCTGAACAGCCGGATCCGCGGCCATGTCTCGGCGCGAGGTCGACGAGAGCAGGCGAAGAGCGACGCGAAAGGTTAGGCCGGTCGGCTAAACTGGCGGCGGGAGGGGCATGTCGCAAAGCGATGGACAGACCGGTTTGCCCCTGCACTTGGCTTGCCGCGGGCACGGGATTAGCTGGGGATGAGCAATGCAATTCATCTCTCCGCGCTGGAAGGTCGCCTGTATGGCAGGTGTGACGACCTTGTTGTTTAACCCCTCGCTTATGGCTAAACCCGATACCATGAACCGCGACGAGATCGCGGAGGACTACAAATGGGACTTTTCTCAGATCTATCCGAACTGGGAAGCGTGGGAGGCGGACATGGCGGTGTTGGACGGCCTCATCGACGACTATGCGGCGTTGCAGGGCACGCTGGCGAGTGGGCCGGAGGCGTTGGTGCGGGCCTCGGAGTTGTCCGACGACATCGGTCGGTTGCAGTTTAAACTCTACCGCTATCCGCAGCTGCAGCGTGACGTGGACACGCGCAACACCGAGATTTCGGGGCGCTTCCAGCGCGTGACGGCCTTGTTTGCCAAGCTCGGCACGGCCGCGTCGTGGTTCACGCCGGAGTTGCTCGAGGTCGGCTACGGCACGGTGGGCGAGTGGCTCAACTCCGAGCCGAAGCTGGCGCCATATCGTTTCCCGATCGAGGAAGCGTTCCGCCAGGCTGAGCACACGCTCGATGCGGACGGTGAGCGTCTGATGTCCTACTCCTCGCAGTTCTCGGGCACGCCGCGCACGATCTATCAGGAGCTGAGCACTTCGGATATCGATTTCCCGGAGGTCGAACTCTCCACCGGCGAGAAGGTGAAACTGTCCTATGGCGGTTACTCGCGGACGCTGAACACCGCGCGCAATCAGGCCGATCGTCAGGCGGCATTTGAGGGCCACTACGAAACCTATGCGGCCAACAGGAACACTTACGCGGCGATTTACAATGCGAGCCTGCAACGGGATTGGTTTGGCGCGCAGGCGCGCAACTACAGCTCGACCTTGGAGGCCGCACTCGACGGCAACAACGTGCCGGTCGACGTCTACAAAACCCTGGTCGAAACCGTGCGCGGCGGCACGGAGCCGTTGCAGCGTTACGTGAAGATCCGGGCCAAGATGCTCGGGCTCGACAGCTACCACCTCTACGACGGCTCGCTGCCGCTCCTGGAGGACGACCGCGTGTATCCCTACGACGACGTGAAGGACACGGTGCTCGAGTCGGTCGCGCCGCTCGGTGAAGCCTATCAGCAGAAAATGGCGGCCCTGCTCAACAACCGTCGCCTCGACGTTTATGAAAACGAAGGCAAGCGCAGCGGCGCCTACAGTGCCGGCGTGTATGGGGTGGGGCCCTACATGCTGATGAACTACAACGACACGATGGATGCCGTGTTCACCTTCGCGCATGAGATGGGGCATTCGATGCACACGGAGCTGGCTTACGAAACCCAGCCTTTCGCGACGGCCAGCTACACCATCTTTGTGGCCGAGGTTGCTTCGACCACCAATGAACGGTTCCTTCTCGAGTTGTTGCTCAGCCGCACGGAGGACCCGAAGGAGCGTTTCCTCCTCCTACAACAGGCGATCGATGACATCGTGGGCACCTTCTACACCCAGGTGATGTTTGCCGACTACGAGTGGCAGGCGCACCAGAAGGTGGAGCAAGGGCAGCCGATCACGCCGGACAGCCTATCGGAAATCTATATGGGTCTGCTTGAGGACTACTATGGCGATGCGGTGGCCAAGGATGAACTCTACCGCTACACGTGGACGCGCATCCCGCACTTCTTCAACTCGCCGTATTATGTTTACCAATACGCGACCTGCTTCGCCTCGTCGGCGCAGGTTTACAAGGCGATGACGACCGGCACCGCCGAAGAAAAAGCGGCGGCGACGGAGCGTTACCTCGACCTGCTGCGCAGCGGCGGCAACGACCACCCGATGGAGCAGCTGCGCAAGGCGGGGGTCGACCTGTCGGATCCGGCGACCATCCAAGCGGTGGTCGACCAGATGTCCGATCTGGTGGACCGCCTCGAAGTCGAAGCCGAACGCATTCAGAGCTCGAGCTGACGCCCGGCGGGTTTTTTCAACCGCCAAGAACGTCAAAAGCCTCCCGATGGGGAGGCTTTTTTGTTGGTGAACCGGGCTCGGTGAGCGGCTGTTTTGTTGCTTTTACAGCCAGCCGCGGCGGCGGATGAAGGCGGCCATGCCGGCGGTGCAGGCGACGGTTACGGCCAAGGTGAGCGGGTAGGCCCAGCCGCTGTCGAGGATGTCCATGTGCTCGAAGTTCATGCCGAACCAGCCGCCGATGAGCAGCGGCGGAATGGAGAGTGCGGTGAGCGAGGTGAGCACACGGATGCCTTCGGAGGCTTCGTGGCTGGAGCGGTTGAGGAAGACGCGGAAGGACAAGATGAGCTGGTCGGACCAGCCGGAGGCCTGCGATTCGAGCCGCTGCATTTCTTCCCCGAGATCGCGCAGGTAGGGCAGAATGACTTTGCGGATGAACTTGGTTTTACCGCGGGAAAGTTCGCTGACGGTCTGTCGCTGCGGGCGCACGATCTGGCGCAGTTGAGCGAGCTCCTTGCGCAGGTCGAGCACGCGCGGGAAGAGGTCTTCGGGCGTGCCTTCGTGGAGGGCGTCCCATTCGATGTCCTCGAGTTCCTGACGCAGCTCGGCGAGGGCCGGTTGGTAGGCGTCGACCATGTAGTCCAGGATGGTGTGGGCAAAACGATCGGGGCCGCGAACGAGGCGTTTGGGCGTGCGCACAAACTTGTCGATGGCGGCCTGCACCGGACGCAGGGGCTGATGGTGGAAGGTGAGCAGGAAGTTCTTCCCGATGATGAGATCGAGTTCGGTGGTGGTGAACTTGTCGGTGCGAGAGTAGTCGACCGCGTGCATGACGAGGTGCAGGTAGTCGTCGTAGATCTCGAGTTTGGGGAAGGGGTTGTCGGAGGCGCAGTCCTCGATGACGAGCGGGTGCAATTGCAGGAGGTCCTGCATGATGCGCTTCACGTGTTTCTCCGCCGGGTTGACCATGTCGATCCACATCATGACCCCCGGCTCTTCGCGTAACGCCGCCAGCGTGCTCGTGGGCGGATTCTCCACGGCGAGGCGGTTGTGACGGTAGATGAGGGAGGTGACCACGGGTGGAAGTAAGAAGTAGGATGTATGAAGTAAGAAGTGGAGTCAGCGGCGCCGACTTGGCGCGGGGGGGGCTGTTTCTTGAGACTTGAAACTTGAATGTTGATACTTGCGCGGCGGAGCCGCGCTTAGATCCAGCGGCGTTTTTTGCACCACCACCACATGGTGCCGGAGACGGCGAGGGTGAGGAGGAGGACGACCGGGTAGCCGGCGGCGGTGTGCAGCTCGGGCATGTGGTTGAAGTTCATGCCAAACCAGGTGCCGATGACCATGGCGGGCAGGGTGATGGCGGTAAGGGCGGTAAGGACTTTGATGCCTTCGTTGGCTTGGAAGCCGGACTTGGACAGGAAGAGGTCGAAGGCGATGAGCAGCTGATCGGAGAAGGTGATGGCACGCTCGTTGATGCGCACGAGGTTGTCCTTCAAGTCGCGGAAGTAGGGCAGCATGACCGGCCGGATGAGGTCGGATTCACCGAGGGCGAGGCGGTTGATGACGTCGCGCTGCGGAGCGATGATGCGACGCAAGTGGGCCAACTCCTCGCGGGTTTCGAGCAGGGTGGGAATGAGGTCCTTTTGCTCGGGTGAAAGCAGCTCGGCCTCGATGTCCTCCAACTCCTCGCGGAACTCGTCGGTGACGGGTTGGTAGAGGTCG
This portion of the Actomonas aquatica genome encodes:
- a CDS encoding SDR family oxidoreductase, which codes for MKIPSDSPLQHVALVTGAGSGLGRATAKLLAHAGANVGLLGRTEEELEEVAEEINGSAETVGEAMVLTADVTDMASLRDAVAALESRWGRLDIVFANAGINGVWNGIDALEEDDFAKTIDINLTGTFRTLKAAVPLIRRGGRGGSIIITASVNGTRMFSNTGATAYASSKAGQVAMARMLAVELARDGIRVNTICPGAIHSEIDDNTERHDPTRMRLPVEFPDGKIPLTGEEPGTAGQVAEAVWFLASDASSHTTGTELFIDGAQSLFQG
- a CDS encoding 3'-5' exonuclease — its product is MSWPAQTIHFIDFEGGATCGILEYGVVTLRGGEIVDTATRLCRATGRVRPEDVAVHGIEPMAVAEEAPFTEEFERFASLRESGPLAAHFANAENTMLKSVWPYARQAPDWVRPGAVSTEWGPWIDTGRLYPQLYLGLESARLEELVGRMRLQNELDRVALELCPLDRRRYHAALYDALAGALLLRHLATEPEVAAQSLPWLLTMSTLDPDKREAMTQGDLF
- a CDS encoding WecB/TagA/CpsF family glycosyltransferase encodes the protein MLPPRYNVLGVGVHALDLARATRLVIETSATPRSGYVCVADARSIIETRDDPALREIFNQAFLVTTDGMPLVWRGPPGTQRVYGPDLLLAVCDAGRASGLRHYFYGGAPGVATDLAAKLSQRFPGLAVAGTHTPPYRELTAEEENVLIADIATARPHVVWVGISTPKQERFMARLAPRLEAGLLIGVGAAFDFHSGRIAQAPRWIQRIGFEWLYRICREPGRLGPRYLRTHPRFFWLMLRELLTGRS
- a CDS encoding HAD family hydrolase, coding for MALPSALVLDFDGLILDTETALIDAWSAVHQEQGCAFDRARGAGIIGHVGIVFDPWEGIPPAVDRDHLQDRFVILKDRIISDQPILPGVVALLDHAHAEGIPLAVASNSPHDHVDRHLQRLGLFERFATVVCREDVPHGKPAPDVYLEACRRLTADPAAAIAFEDSVPGHHAAHAAGLRVVVIPNPCTVDHTFTHAARRLDTLADVPPAALLTSL
- the pepF gene encoding oligoendopeptidase F, whose product is MAKPDTMNRDEIAEDYKWDFSQIYPNWEAWEADMAVLDGLIDDYAALQGTLASGPEALVRASELSDDIGRLQFKLYRYPQLQRDVDTRNTEISGRFQRVTALFAKLGTAASWFTPELLEVGYGTVGEWLNSEPKLAPYRFPIEEAFRQAEHTLDADGERLMSYSSQFSGTPRTIYQELSTSDIDFPEVELSTGEKVKLSYGGYSRTLNTARNQADRQAAFEGHYETYAANRNTYAAIYNASLQRDWFGAQARNYSSTLEAALDGNNVPVDVYKTLVETVRGGTEPLQRYVKIRAKMLGLDSYHLYDGSLPLLEDDRVYPYDDVKDTVLESVAPLGEAYQQKMAALLNNRRLDVYENEGKRSGAYSAGVYGVGPYMLMNYNDTMDAVFTFAHEMGHSMHTELAYETQPFATASYTIFVAEVASTTNERFLLELLLSRTEDPKERFLLLQQAIDDIVGTFYTQVMFADYEWQAHQKVEQGQPITPDSLSEIYMGLLEDYYGDAVAKDELYRYTWTRIPHFFNSPYYVYQYATCFASSAQVYKAMTTGTAEEKAAATERYLDLLRSGGNDHPMEQLRKAGVDLSDPATIQAVVDQMSDLVDRLEVEAERIQSSS
- a CDS encoding magnesium transporter CorA family protein, whose amino-acid sequence is MVTSLIYRHNRLAVENPPTSTLAALREEPGVMMWIDMVNPAEKHVKRIMQDLLQLHPLVIEDCASDNPFPKLEIYDDYLHLVMHAVDYSRTDKFTTTELDLIIGKNFLLTFHHQPLRPVQAAIDKFVRTPKRLVRGPDRFAHTILDYMVDAYQPALAELRQELEDIEWDALHEGTPEDLFPRVLDLRKELAQLRQIVRPQRQTVSELSRGKTKFIRKVILPYLRDLGEEMQRLESQASGWSDQLILSFRVFLNRSSHEASEGIRVLTSLTALSIPPLLIGGWFGMNFEHMDILDSGWAYPLTLAVTVACTAGMAAFIRRRGWL
- the corA gene encoding magnesium/cobalt transporter CorA codes for the protein MISSFVFSDGKVVGTDLELDALRLVRADKGLFLWVDLSDPTPEEIRDVLETLFAFHPLAIEDCVTPTDVPKLEDYDDYLFIVMHAVDFTRTEKFNTTELDLFLGKNFVVTFRRAELKAVDGVLDRCRKTTAPFAKAPDRIAHYVLDAIIDLYQPVTDEFREELEDIEAELLSPEQKDLIPTLLETREELAHLRRIIAPQRDVINRLALGESDLIRPVMLPYFRDLKDNLVRINERAITFSDQLLIAFDLFLSKSGFQANEGIKVLTALTAITLPAMVIGTWFGMNFNHMPELHTAAGYPVVLLLTLAVSGTMWWWCKKRRWI